The Acanthochromis polyacanthus isolate Apoly-LR-REF ecotype Palm Island chromosome 16, KAUST_Apoly_ChrSc, whole genome shotgun sequence genome segment TTAATATTATGATTAAAGCAGAATAATCTATAATGGAAATAATTGCCAGATTAGGTCTAAATTAAACATAATTAATGAACCAGTGAATGATTTTATGTGGATGAAACCTTTTAATCAGTCTGTAGTGCTGAGAGTGTGATTGACAAGTTGTGTAGTGTCCTCAGAGTTCTCAATCTGATTCACCTCTCACTCATCATATCTGGTTCTAAAACAAACCTGCACGCTTGATTCCAAACTCAGTcctttaaaacataaaatattagtCCACAAACCAGAGGATGACACCCTTGGCCACATCCATCTTTATTTGCAGTCTGTGGCTTCAGTATTCTTGCTTCTCATTTGCATGAACTTGGGTGATGTATTGCGCCACTGTCATCTTCTATTCAGAAACACAGGCAGCACATTTTGTCTGATTATTATCAGTTATTTATTGACGTTATTGTGTTTTGCAACTTTATGGGTGAAGTTTTTCTCCTCTACAGCATCTGCATGTCTGCAAAGtcacccaaaaatattgaagCAAACATTTCCAAGGCACAGCTTTACATGATTACAGCTGTGAATCATTATAAATAAGATTAATTCTAAGGGACACAGTCTGAGAGCCACTGGCGTAGCTGCCTGTACTCACTGTAAAGGACAATGACGAGACTTTACTTTGTTTAGAGCACaatgtgtcacattttagattgattttactgtgaaatgacttgaaaatgctCAAATTATAAGGTTTAAATCTAAATTCTGCTGGGCTGACACCTCTTGTCGAGATTTCAACACCACTTCTGGTTAAAAAGTAATGCAGAAATTAGGGCCGTCTCTGGCAACAGCAGTTTGTCCAATTAGACTTACCGTCGCGCATGCGCAAATGGGCAGCTAAGTCGGTAGTGTCAGTGTCAGAACCAAGCAATTTGAAATGGAGGTATGGCCTGactgatttattattatattggcCGATTCTAGCCCTTTTCGAAATAATCATCAGCGGCCGGAGTTTTGCCGAATAAACGCCGATGTATTCTTAATTTCTCGttaaacagtaaatgctgttaagTACCGGAGAATGACCTTACGCCTGTCCAACACATGTAGCTCTGACTCCATTCAGTCCTCACCGCTGTCTTCTCAGTAATGTACAGGAGTAAGCTACAGCCAGACAACATTACAGGAGTGGGCTGAGCCGACAGGTAAGTTTATAACGATGCTGTGAAATTAACAATGACTCAACATGTCCCTTTGCCATGTGCCACTTACGTTTCACTGCTAAAGTTGTGCTAGCCTAGCTTAAGTTACTCCCTCTCTGTTTATGTTAGCAATGACATCACTGTAGCTATGCCAGCCTAGCATAGCATTAGCTAGCAGCTTAAAAGACATTGAGTAACTGCAGAAATAATGCAAGTGTACAAAATATTTAGAGTACAGAATGATTCATTACTCCATCAGCTGGGTGTTGAAGTCCATTTAAGGAGGAGCGATGTGCACATTTAAGGAGGcctgaaaagttaaaatgatcaACATGACTGTCTCTCTTCAGCAACCATTGTGATGTCAGATCAGTCTTAGTTTTACTTCGTCAGAAAATACTATAATGTGACACAGGCTCTATCAGCAACTCATTGTGTGTTGTTATGGAGTAACATTAGTGCCAGACTATTTGTGACcattatgtatttaaaatgcaactctgtcaaagGTGAGATGTTCTGACATCTGAGAAAGGCAGCtctgattttaatttttggttCATATGAGTCCTGACTTCACAGCAACAAAAGTAATGGAGTAGAGAAAATTTGATTTAATGTTAAAGGGCATCAGAGGGCTGCAGAAATAAGGTTTTACCAATAACTTCACTCATTATGTTGcttgtatacagtatatacatatAGCCTACCTCTAATTTACGGCTGCACAAAGTGCAAGACCAGACGTATTTCATAACTCATTTATAGATTGACTCTTTTAAGGTTAAATTATTTCCCAGATTGAATGCtttgttgaatgtttttgtaCTTGGAAATTTCACTTCgttgtaaagttaaacaaattCTAAGGACAAATTATTGTCCAACAGTAAAATATTCTGCCTGTAATTCTTATCTTTGTCATTGTAAGGGACCAAAACAAAAGATATCTCattcatttatgtatttttttaaaattaatcgGTCGATTAATCAGttatcaggatttttttctgccagATAGGGGAATCAGCATCGGCCTCAATAAATCCATATTGGTCGGGCCGTAATAAACAGCATGTTGGTCCTCTCAGTGGgaaatttaaatacaaaaaacccAAGACGAACCGTCAACCAACATACAGTAATATGCACGCTCTACAGGAAGAAGTTGTTTTCTTCCCACTAAAGCATTTCCAGCTTAAAGTACCACATTAATGCAAAACATTTGTTAGTCTGGGATTCTAACATGAACGTTTAAAGGTGTTTAATAAACACCTTAAGTACATATATATTCTCTTATTTTGggcaaccaaaatgaaatgcgATTCAtagtttaaaaatgaatgatatttcattttgattaatCAGAATTAATCCACAGCACCCTTGTGATTAGTCTGATTACAAATTTTAATCGTTTGACAGCACTAATATAAATGGTTGGAATAGCTAAAAGTAACAGGTTATTAGCTAAACGTGATTCGGAAGTGGTCAAAACATGGCTGCAAACTCGACTAAAAAGAGCCAAAGCTTGACAGTTGAGctgcttttttaaaagtcaGTAAACATGACATCTATATAAAACATCCAGTGTAGGAACTATTTCATCAGTGCGTCTTTTATCAGTTTTTGAACAACAGTGTAGCTGTGTGGCTCAGAGCACTCAGGCTTTGATAAACACACTTCTTGTTTGCAGAATCAGATGTTGGTTCTGATCTTTTCAAGGGATTTGTTGACATAAATAAGTGTACAGTGTTACCAGACTTGTCTTTCACTCTCCAAAATGTGCACCAGCACAAAATAGGAAGCACCAGACTGTTCCTTTAAACTCCAAAGGTTGGttcctccccctcttcttcctcttctccttcttgGCTTTTATGGCAGCAGGTGACACATTATAACTGTCTCAAAGCGCtgaccccccccaccccccaccctccACCCCCGTGACATCATCCCTGTGAGATGAGCTCACCTCTGAcccccacacaaacacacaccctgtAGGGGGgtctttcttttgctttgtcCCAACACAGTAAATAGCTGCTTTTCTGCCACTGAATGAAGTCGTCTGCTGCAGTAATCCTGTCAAAACAAAGATATTCGGGCCCGGAGGAGCTAAAACCAAGATCCGATCTGAGCTACATTTTACTGAGGTCCAATATTTCGTTGTGTTTTCTTCACCACACGGATGAAAACATTCAAGTGTGAAGCAGCTTTATTGCAGAGAGTTAGATTAACGCCACCGTCTTTGTGGGAAATATGAAAGTGgtgccagttagcttagcataaatgcTAAAAATTCAGTCTTACTGGTTTAGTTTGTATGGAATCAAATAGTTCAGATCACGTGTTGTGGTTTTGCTGCAGGTTTTGTGTTGgactttcttttccttttaccTTTAAACAGAGTCAGGTTGTTTCTTCCTGTTTGCACCTTaatgctaagctacgctaaaAGGCTGGATTAGGCATGAGAGTGGTATCAGGCTTAGATCTGAATGAAGATGAGCCTGGTTGGATTGTGCATTGTGCTGATCTGTTATGCAGAAATGAAAAGTTATTATCACTGTTATCACCTCAAACCAACTGAGAACTGAAGCATTTTCTCTTTGGTTGTGCAGTTTTACAGTTGTAAAGGACTAAATTTGTGCTTGGGAGTCTTTACGTGATGCCTCAGTGGGTTGTTCTCTTTGTGACAGACTGTTGTCAGGATATTGTTTCATTCATTGTATGTTCTTACATATGAGTTATTCAGGTTTGTAACTATACAGGTTTTTACAGAATAAGTAAGACAATCTAAATTTCccctttcagtcattttgggaTCCATCAGATTAGTCCTGGGACTCCCTGTGGGGTCCTAATCCCCAGTTTGGGAACCACTGTCCTAAATGCTGCTTATGATCCTCTGCCTGCTCTGATGTTTATGATtcaggagaaagaaaaaggtcACAAgggatcatcatcatcactaagatgctgtaaaaatcacattttagctGTTCTGAAATAGACCAGACCCCATTCAAAAAATGACGATTTTTGCAAAActttttggaaaacattttttgaaatatatgtCTTATAAATGTATCTTTAATTAACAAACACCTATTCTTAAAATACCACGACTGAAAACAtgacttctgtttgtttttccccctgtcacaataaaataataaaaaaattatctgCACAAATTCACCATAATTGAAACATATTTATATTGACACTTTCTAGACACTTTTCTGCTTTTGATTGAAATGTCATTGGAAAGTAGGAATTTTAGAAGTCAATTTAACAACCAAAGTGTCCAAAACTTCAAtcaatttattaaagatttttgACTTAAGGTTATTTATTTACAGCATAAAAGAGAGAAAGGCTCTGATAATGCGCAACagtcagtttaaaaaatagatCATATCCTCATCTTCCTCAGTCCAGGCTGGAATCAAACCACTCAGACCTGCGCCAACCTTTATTTACCATCATAAATACTGAGTTTATTAAAAACCCACTCACCGGTCAACAttataaatagattttaaaaaacacagtgaagagacaaaaaaaaactatcttgcggtaaaagtgacattttgcaGCAAACACGGcgtaaacaacaaaacaaatctcacaaactagcaaaaaccaataaaacatttggtttggtctgttttttctttgtcagttGGACTTCCCGCTCGTGGAAACAGTAGTTTTAGACGTGTTGCGCGTCTGAACGAGGattaaagtctgtttttgtctgcGTGAAGGAGAGAAATTAAAAACAGGGTGCATTTTTTCAAGCCGGTTTGAAACAGGAAAACGGGGTATTTGTTGGAGAAGTTTGTCTTTACATTAATTACTGTCTTAAGAAGGGTTTTTTGAACTATTTTAACTTTACATCTTTCgttttaatctgttttgtttccagACTCAGTCCCTCTGGAGAATTAAATTTGTCCTGATACGCGCCAAactcaattttaaaaaagacagaatctTCTCACTCCTCCAAATGTGCTCTTTATCATTTAACAGTAGTTTCTCTGCGGGGAACATTAATCAAAAACTCTAATTTTAAGGCCAAATACGAGCGCATAAAGTGGACCTGTCCATATTTTTGTCTCCTTCAGTTAAAGTCTTGTCTTCACCAGCTCCAGTGGTACATGTGCGCCAGCTGCTGCACCCCTGGGTGCTGCTGCGGCAGGCCGCCGTGCTCCGGCCCGTATGCGGGGTGCAGCAGCGGGGAGTAGGCGCACAGAGGCAGGCTGAGGCCGGACCGGAGCGTCGCCTCCAGGTCGTGCGCTGTGATCCGGTCGCAGGGCTTCCCGTCCCGGACCAGGACCGGGATGGCGACCCGGCGAGCCGGCAGCAGCTGCAACGCGTCCAGGGTGCGCTCGGCCCGGGCGCGCTTCATCTTGTAGCGGTGGTTCTGAAACCAGATCTTCACCTGGTTCGGCGTGAGGCGGATCAGTCCGGCCAGGTGCTCCCTCTCCGGGGCGGACAGGTAGCGCTGTTGCCTGAAGCGCCGTTCCAACTCCAGGGTTTGCGCCTTGGAGAAGAGGACGCGCCGCTTCCTGCCGCGGCTCTTCTGTGTCTCTCCGCACGGCTGCTCCCGATCTGCGTCCGGGGACTCATCCATGGAGAGTTCGGGGGACTTGGGATCGGTGCGGGGCTCTAAGGACATACCATGTACTGCAGGGGGAAATGAagagtaatctgattactctGTGGAACTCAAAGAAACTTCCATCATCATTCACTTCTTTAAGAAGAATGAAATAATTCACTTCCTTTCCCACAGAAATCGGTAAATATTAGACATGCAGACAAACAGCTCAGATTATGTTCTACTCTTTAGACTTGACACCACTCCACCTGCTGTCCTCCTTATGAAAGAGAGAAACTGATCGTCAGCAACAATTTGGAATACAGGACTGAGTTTAACTGATCTGATAAATAATAGGGGGGTTATTTAATCATTATGAAATCATCTGGTAAACTGTAGCgattaaacagaaacaaagacaaaaggcGCAATTACGCACGGGTATTTGCTGCTGTTCCAtcagaaaaaagattaaatcaTAATCTGAGGTCATTTTTAGAAACTTGCTGATAAAACTGAACCgttatttaacaaatatttgCAACATAAATCCCTAGTTTACTATGTTACTactatttttttcatgtgatttGGAAATTACGCACAAGCAGGAGATACAGATTATACCTAAACGTACAGTCAtacatgagaataaatgcacTGAAATTCTttagttattattgttatttatttcctGTTAAAAGCAATGATCCTCACATGAAAAATGCAGGTTACCGGATGCGCAGCTCCACCTCTCGAAGCCTCCACCGCTGCGCTCACACAAACTCCGGCGGCTAAATCCCAGTTTCTGCGCGTTTTCCGACTCCGGAGCCTCCGCTGAGGCCTCTTCAGCATCATCCTCCTCGGTCTCCTCGGTCCCGGACCCGCATCTCCCGGACCGGTCTGGAAGATCAAGGATATCCCGCACAGAGAATCCTATTTTTGCGCTGGTGCCAAATGACATGACGCGAAAGGAGGCACAGGGAGAGACAGAAGCGGGAGAAGTTCCAGGTTTGTGTCCTCACGGAGGATTCGGCGGCTGCAGCCCGTTAAAGCGAAGCGGACAGCGGAGGGTTTGGGTCCATGAATGCCGTTAGAAGGGAGCTGGAGCCCGGAGCTGCTCGGGCCGACCGGCGAGGGTTCAACAGCATGAAAAATACATGAGGACGGACATTGAGAGAGTGTGTCCTCCGTCCTGAACAAGGCCGTTAAAAGGGACGGAGGCGGGTCCCAGAGTCAAGTGGTTGAGGGTGTGAAAAGCAGCGGAGCGGCGCGTTAAGAGAGAAGTCGGAGCTTCAGGGAGGAGATGAATGTTTAATGATGGAGGATTAGACAGAAAGAAgccacacatttacatttattagAGACACTGATCCGCCTCCGGTTTACCAAAGAGAAACAGCCTGCAGTGTGTCCAAAACTGCCCAAAAATACCATTCTGGATGAGTAAACATATAGGATCTACaggaaaaaatagaatattagcataATTTTGGGACTATTTTTGCAAGATGAGACGTCATGCAGGATAAATATGATTTACAACATGTaaagaaaatagtaaaataaacagaaaaccaagACGAAGTTGtttgatttcacaaaaaaatcaattgcATAATTTTGGTAAATATAAATCAAAAGTTGGCttgaatgaaaaataacaaatggaaatatataaaaatgaatgtgaaaacTATTTCATTTTAGTGGGATTTGTGCAGAGTTACAGGTCTCTGCAGGActtggggggggaaaaaaacccacagctTGTCAAGTTTTTCTTTATATGTACAGAATAGTagtatttttggtatttttcaggAATACAATTACAGTAAAATTTATTTTCCAACTAgaaaatctgcatatttttgcTTTCTGACATCAGTACAATTCTGTGGAGCAAATATTGAAACTTTTATTTGAATTAATTTTTCAATTTGTTGATATAAAACCAATCAATTTTTAAAGTCTGCCGAAAAACACTGAATCAgtttctaaaatgtcaaaagtgtGAAATAGTTCAACCGTAAAAAGTCCAAGCCTTCTTAAATCTCTGCAAAATTCAACTTAGAATAAAGAAATGaatgcaatttaaaataaaatccagaGGAGTCAGTGTCTTGTAGCATTTAGTTAGATTTCTAATAGTAAATCTAGAGGCTTATTTAAATGTACACAGCAGTGTGTGTACCAAAGTGCACTGAGAAATTGTTGCATTTAAGATGATTATCAAATGTCtgagtgtttctgctgtttgttgttgggATCAAGTGAAGCAGCAGGTGAAGAGTCCCATGTTTACTCAGCAGCTGATGGACTCACTGATACAAACACATGGCTCTCATTAGTCTGCTTTAATACATGTAATCCTTCACTCTTCTAATAATCCTCTTTCATTCTTATTTCACTCAAATGTTTTGTATAGCGTTGTATatgtaatggatggatgcatatAGAAGGTGAAACGTAACACACCAGGTTCATTTGCATTCAGCGGCTTTTCAtttcatgtacacacacacgtTTGCACACTTTTTATTCTGTCCGTTTGTCCTCATTCTGTTCATCAGCTCATGTGTTTGGCCGTTCAGATGTTAAAGCGTAGTTTCagctaaaaaaataagaaataataccCACTCCATTTTGTTCCACTGGTTATTTCTATGTAACAATGTTTATCTGTGATCCCTGTTAGAGAAACTGATAAATAAATAGTCCACTGGAGGCAGGAAACGGttagctctgctctgctccaaGGTAACAGAATCCATCTACATGTATTAAAGCAGAGATGTGAAGatgacagtttgtgttttcatgagGAGCTCAGTGCTGGAATATTTCTCTACATACAACAATTTATCTGTTCATCCATCCAGTGTGGCAGATTCACTGTATACACTGTAGCAGAAATGATTTCTTTGTAGTCCTCAGAAATATGCTTTGCTTAGATTTTGTGCCGCTGTGTCCATCGGTGTGTTCCGACCACAAGAATGACGTTTATACTTTCATCTGCTGCAGAAGGTCCTCTGAAATTGCCCAAAAATTCATTCCAAGGCAGTTTTTTAACATCTTTGAAATCTTCTGCCATCTAATAAACAACCTGAAGAATTTTAATATGCAGATTTTTACATCTAGCTCAAGTAAAATACAAGCAGGTTCAATTTTAAAATCCTTACTTTTATCAATCAGAGCAGGAAAGGTTGCTGTGGTGTTTCGAAACTTTTAGCTTTTTGTGGGAAAACATACTAAATGCTACTTAAATATAGTTTAATGTAATTAAATTTCatctgcaatatttcattatcatgtaTAATATTACTTTTCTAGCTCAGAATTACTGCCTGTATGAATTCTTACTTTTCTATCCAATTACCGTCATTTTCAGCTGTTTAGTGTACTCATGTCTTATTGCTTCTTTTATTAGGCAATAaatgattttcattttctttagtttagaaaatacaacatatttgaagtatacaaagtgcagtaaacagaaaaactaaatcaaaactCCTGCAGTCTAAACAGCCATTTGCCCTGAATCTCTGTTGAAACCAACAGGAATTACAATTAAGAATTGTTTTATGATGGGGCTGTTCTAAGGTGAAAGTttgttaggtttaggaaaagaTCATTCAGGTTGATTTAGCAATTTGCCAAAGTTAGAGGTTTTTTTGCGATGGTTCCAATAATAAAGGCAATAAAGTTCTGAATATGTGATCGTTAAATGAAACCGTTTTgatgacccatccatccaccccaacctccttcCTTATATTGACTTTTTGACACCTTTGCTGCCGCCATAACTACTACAGCCACTAGAGGGAGTATAGCTGGAACGTAAACGtggtttttcagtgtttcataTGACTGTTAGAGGTCATCTAACAATAAAATGGGTCTTGATAAGCTGCTGCACGAACAATCTATGGGGTGTCCTGGACTTTCTTTTGAAACGACGTCAGCTCCCTTCATTAGATTTGcatacagggctgcacagtagctcaCCTTGcaagctagaagatccccggtttgtgtcccagccttcccgagatctttctgcatggagtttgcctgttctccctgtacatacgtgtgttttctctgggtactccagcttcatcccacagtccaaaaacatgctgaggttaattggtgattctaagttgtcaataggtgtgaatgtgagagtgattgtttgtctttatgtgtagccttgtgatagactggtgacctgtccagggtgtcccctgccttcaccttaagtcagttgggatagactctagTTGCCCCATcaccccaatgaggattaagcagtgtataaatAACGGATGGATCGATGGGTAGATGGATATTTGGATACCATTTTTGAGATACTTGGAAAGATGGTTGTTTCAGATGTCCTGAtatcttctgtctcttcatgtaatCACAGTCAGGATGTTGAGATCAGGACTCAGGGGGCTTTGAACCATGTCTTGTAGGACCCCTGGTTCTTTTTGTGGATGAAATATAGTTTGTTATGATTATTGCTGGATGTCTAAGCTCATTGATCAGACCCCTCCCTTTAATGCTGGCCACACCTCCAACTCCACTGCATTGAAAGAAGTGCAGAGGACACCCCTTCAGACACTCATCCTTCCACTCATATCTTCTATTGGAATCCAATAGTTCAAAGTTGGACTCTTCAGTCCAGATCACCTGTGGTTTTGGTACGTAGGTGAGTCACTTGGCTTTGCTTCAGCATCAGAAAAATGCCTGTTTGACTCtgagttttttaaaaacactcctTCTGGCCCAACTCCTCCAGGCTGTAGATGGGTCCCACTGGTTTGAGCCTGCTCTGAGCTAACGGCACCACTGGGCTTCttctgattttatgtcttttatcTGCTGCCCTCATTTTGGGCATTTCAACGCTTTAACCTTTCTTGTTTGTGCACATGTGTAAACACCGGTCTGTGTGAAGCCTACTGATGTCCTGCCATGGTGTATGATCTTTACTGTCACTTCTTCAGCATCCTCAGCTTCAGAGTGCAGCTGTCCACCACTCACGTTTTATTCCCCAACACTGTCCTTTAAATTTTGTTCCAACTCTGTGTTGTTGTGCACTGACCAGCATGCCTACAAATGcctttggttgttttttatcTGGAAATGAGTCTTATTACGTTCTTTAATAGCATACAAACATCTCCCTGGAATATAGTAGAAACAGACTTCTTTGTCCATCTTCCAGCAAATGCAGCCAAAACAGGAGCCTCTCAGCTTGAGGATTGTGAATTTCCAGAGTGCAAAAATGGGCCTGAGGCAAACTTTACTTTACAGCCTTTCTCGCTGGAATGGTTCAGTATTTGGACATCAGAGCTGGAGGATAGGAAATGACTATCAAACTGCACTATGCTGTACATGTTGTTTTCTACCTCAGTATCCTGACAGACACGTGTCTTTGCCCCAGATTCAAGCTCAGAGAAACAGCTAAGCAGGAAATGATAGAAAACAGCATGTTCCACCCACTTTAATAAGTCTAAAACCAACTAACAATAGGTTGCATGGACAAAAAGGACCAGCACCGACAATGAGGCTGTATGTCATTTGTATGTCTACAGCTACATAAATGCATAATTTTCACAGTTTGAACCTGCCTGGTGGCTTCTTTCCAATAGATcctgtgttttctcattttgtggaATGTCAGAGTGGTCCAAGAACCTGTGGAGCCGAGTAGATAAAAGCTCACataatgtgcagaaaaaaagtACTGACTGCTGCTGAGAGTAGACAGGATGGATGAGAATCAGAAACATGATGCCTGGCAAATAACACACTGAATAAAACACCAGAGTAAGTGGTAACCAGCTTGTTTGTCCTGCCTGTatacttttttctttagttCTGCAGTAACTACAGCAGCTGAGTTCTTTGCACACTGAAACACCAAAATGGCATCAATTAACAGAGCAAGAAACTGAAG includes the following:
- the nkx2.2b gene encoding NK2 homeobox 2b isoform X1 is translated as MSFGTSAKIGFSVRDILDLPDRSGRCGSGTEETEEDDAEEASAEAPESENAQKLGFSRRSLCERSGGGFERWSCASGNLHFSLHGMSLEPRTDPKSPELSMDESPDADREQPCGETQKSRGRKRRVLFSKAQTLELERRFRQQRYLSAPEREHLAGLIRLTPNQVKIWFQNHRYKMKRARAERTLDALQLLPARRVAIPVLVRDGKPCDRITAHDLEATLRSGLSLPLCAYSPLLHPAYGPEHGGLPQQHPGVQQLAHMYHWSW
- the nkx2.2b gene encoding NK2 homeobox 2b isoform X2; protein product: MSFGTSAKIGFSVRDILDLPDRSGRCGSGTEETEEDDAEEASAEAPESENAQKLGFSRRSLCERSGGGFERWSCASVHGMSLEPRTDPKSPELSMDESPDADREQPCGETQKSRGRKRRVLFSKAQTLELERRFRQQRYLSAPEREHLAGLIRLTPNQVKIWFQNHRYKMKRARAERTLDALQLLPARRVAIPVLVRDGKPCDRITAHDLEATLRSGLSLPLCAYSPLLHPAYGPEHGGLPQQHPGVQQLAHMYHWSW